Proteins encoded in a region of the Methanobrevibacter millerae genome:
- a CDS encoding right-handed parallel beta-helix repeat-containing protein — MFKKINIILVLFVLLIVSLGAVSAADDVNETLSIDGTSQNSEVLTASQYTVTSDTYSQYFSTSGEMASAINSGDTVVLNGDFSQKDFTINKQIILKGSGGTISNGIIKLTSGASGTEISGLTIRNNENYHSGIFIDGAKNCYIHDNDIKNTGMSSYPIVLNENSDFNRIVKNTLEAYGQTYGHGSRSTSIILLGSADNNYIAENNIRVADANAIYLSSYGGGTFKGGESFNNVIYKNVITYTVNTTSWAYAIQLMGGNNTVDSNIINGAYRGVSSSNQPLNKVINNIIYVAGTDFSSHAATGGDYAIALAANATVRNNTVTGNFVGAAISAGDNSVIEDNYVNATKGYGIEASGDDTKIIGNEIYTTSGAAVHQQGNQEGIVVDRNVIVSDTGIGVLLSKSSKTKYPSRITVTNNQITTSNKYMINAADADKDSWVIKNNTGSGTILTPSGEVDPSVPDFNFNGTTHIITPANYHNFIDENGNLKNDFVQDGDTLYFDGVFDNKQILVTSSVKITGNSPKFTNSTFIVTTDSVWIENLTIINKNAERHNAWGIFVADAQIVKIVNNNITVYDPASAYAVYIYQSSKVYVEDNELFSGGNSLTYPLLGYGAEECEFTNNVVNCLGTGEIHVFEDGADINANTSEVCIGQCLGDVLKEHCLDGTNIVPEIYRTYGILMIKSSNNTLTGNDVKVRSLINQTLPSNSTNSLVGIDFYYDCDNNMISNNKIDVEGMDNYLYGAGAIAHSTGQFSSTTAKNNTFVDNEITVKGPNVAEGLIFGDGCDDTKILNNDLILECDRMVYGINLEISDKSTIKGNNIKISSDVAYGIEAFESDGNVIENNTIVGEGKVISGIAGVKTNNNIIQNNTITSKGSGDKLDFAVRDSVNAPNSGVFLTGVSKGNLIDSNIIETENGYPVDLDTAATGNTVTYNYLKGKEGSGDDGVNNSASNTVHDNYASTFDNLKMDNVTVEYNTKFTVTVETEKEANGANVQFMLGNLILGNATVSNQKASLTYDLNKNLNVGKYNVTAVLTKSGFKSGEITSVLEITKANITVTVDDVSAKQGGSVPIVAHVVDSNKNPVSGIVVRFQRNTNYIGTATSDENGVASFNTKIPALSDGTYNLIATTTESDNYAQSIGQGKLTVSDTSKTYTKITAGNVTMYCKDGTRLAATITDLDGKALSGLKVNVTINNVQYTRTSNDNGQFSIALGLPSGVYNASFDFKGDAKYRASSATSTVTINPTLSGTDVVMMYKNGTRYYVSVKKDNKPVADVKIKLNINGVMYYRTTSAVGTASIAINLIPNTYIVTAEREDTGEKVSNTLLIKPLLVENKDLTIYYRNGTGYTVKVIKQDGSVAGAGEVVKFNINGVFYERKTNDQGIAKLNLNLGPSDYIITAEYNDFKVSNKIKILPVLSASDLTKKYGTSTPFTVKIVDGQGKPLANATIGFNINGVFYNRISDSTGTAKLNINLIAGEYIITSSYNGANIANKVTITA; from the coding sequence ATGTTTAAAAAGATTAATATTATTTTGGTCTTGTTTGTGCTTTTAATCGTTTCTTTGGGCGCAGTCAGTGCAGCTGATGATGTCAATGAAACTTTAAGCATTGATGGGACTTCTCAAAATAGTGAAGTATTGACTGCTTCACAATATACTGTCACTTCTGATACTTATAGCCAATATTTCTCAACTTCTGGTGAAATGGCAAGTGCTATTAATTCAGGAGATACTGTAGTCTTAAACGGTGATTTCTCACAAAAGGATTTCACCATCAACAAGCAAATTATTCTTAAAGGTTCCGGCGGAACAATATCTAACGGTATCATTAAGCTTACCAGCGGAGCTTCCGGAACTGAAATCAGCGGTTTAACTATTAGAAATAATGAAAACTATCATTCTGGAATTTTCATTGATGGAGCTAAAAACTGTTATATTCATGACAATGACATCAAAAATACCGGTATGTCATCTTATCCTATTGTTTTAAATGAAAATTCTGATTTCAACAGGATAGTCAAAAATACTCTTGAAGCTTACGGCCAAACCTATGGTCACGGTTCAAGGTCAACATCAATTATCCTTCTTGGAAGTGCGGATAATAACTACATAGCTGAAAATAACATTCGCGTTGCAGATGCAAATGCAATCTATTTGTCCAGCTATGGCGGAGGTACTTTCAAGGGTGGAGAGTCATTCAACAATGTAATTTATAAAAATGTCATTACCTACACTGTTAACACTACCTCATGGGCTTATGCTATCCAGTTGATGGGTGGAAACAATACTGTAGATTCAAATATAATCAATGGTGCATACAGAGGAGTTTCCTCTTCAAATCAGCCATTGAATAAGGTAATTAACAATATTATTTATGTTGCAGGTACTGATTTCAGTTCCCATGCTGCAACAGGTGGAGATTATGCTATTGCACTTGCAGCAAATGCAACAGTAAGAAATAATACTGTAACTGGTAATTTTGTTGGTGCAGCTATTTCTGCAGGTGACAATTCAGTCATTGAAGATAATTATGTCAATGCAACCAAGGGATACGGTATAGAAGCAAGCGGTGACGACACCAAAATCATTGGAAATGAAATTTACACCACTTCAGGTGCTGCTGTTCACCAGCAAGGTAATCAGGAAGGCATTGTGGTTGACAGAAATGTTATAGTTTCTGACACAGGTATCGGTGTTTTGCTTTCAAAATCATCCAAAACCAAGTATCCTTCAAGAATTACCGTTACCAATAACCAGATTACAACTTCAAACAAGTATATGATTAATGCCGCCGATGCGGATAAGGATTCATGGGTTATTAAAAACAACACTGGTAGTGGTACAATATTGACTCCTTCAGGTGAGGTAGACCCTTCAGTTCCCGACTTTAACTTTAACGGAACAACCCATATAATTACTCCTGCAAATTATCACAATTTCATTGATGAAAACGGAAACCTGAAAAATGACTTCGTACAGGACGGAGATACTCTATACTTCGATGGAGTATTTGACAATAAACAGATTCTTGTTACAAGCAGTGTTAAAATAACAGGTAACAGCCCTAAATTTACCAATTCCACTTTCATTGTAACAACAGATTCTGTATGGATTGAAAACTTGACAATAATCAATAAAAATGCTGAAAGGCATAATGCATGGGGTATTTTTGTAGCGGATGCTCAAATCGTAAAGATTGTAAACAACAACATTACAGTTTATGACCCTGCATCAGCTTATGCAGTCTATATCTATCAATCATCAAAGGTTTATGTTGAAGATAATGAACTGTTCTCCGGCGGAAACTCCCTGACATATCCTTTGCTTGGTTACGGTGCTGAAGAATGTGAATTTACAAATAATGTTGTCAACTGTCTCGGTACCGGTGAGATACATGTATTTGAAGACGGCGCTGATATAAATGCAAACACTTCTGAAGTCTGCATCGGCCAATGCCTTGGAGATGTATTGAAAGAGCACTGTCTTGACGGAACTAATATAGTTCCTGAAATCTACAGGACATACGGTATTTTAATGATCAAATCATCCAACAACACATTAACAGGAAATGATGTAAAAGTCCGTTCATTAATTAATCAGACATTGCCGTCCAATTCAACCAATTCACTTGTGGGTATTGACTTCTACTATGACTGTGACAACAACATGATTTCAAACAATAAAATTGATGTTGAAGGTATGGATAATTACCTGTATGGTGCTGGAGCTATTGCACATTCAACCGGTCAGTTCTCATCAACAACAGCTAAAAACAACACTTTTGTGGATAATGAAATCACTGTAAAAGGACCTAATGTCGCTGAAGGATTAATATTCGGTGATGGCTGCGACGATACAAAAATCCTAAACAATGATTTGATATTGGAATGTGACCGTATGGTTTACGGTATTAATTTGGAGATATCTGACAAGTCAACAATCAAAGGAAATAACATTAAAATCAGTTCCGATGTTGCATATGGTATTGAAGCATTTGAATCAGATGGAAATGTCATTGAAAACAACACTATTGTTGGAGAAGGTAAAGTTATCTCCGGAATTGCAGGTGTTAAAACTAACAATAACATAATTCAAAACAATACCATCACATCTAAAGGCAGTGGTGATAAACTAGACTTTGCTGTTCGCGATTCTGTAAATGCTCCAAACTCTGGTGTGTTCCTTACCGGTGTATCAAAAGGCAATTTAATTGATTCAAACATTATTGAAACTGAAAATGGGTATCCTGTGGATCTGGATACTGCTGCAACCGGAAACACTGTAACATACAATTATCTTAAAGGAAAAGAAGGTTCCGGTGACGATGGAGTAAACAATTCAGCATCCAACACAGTACATGATAACTACGCATCAACATTTGATAATTTGAAAATGGATAACGTTACTGTTGAATACAATACCAAATTCACAGTTACTGTTGAAACTGAAAAAGAGGCTAACGGCGCTAATGTACAGTTCATGTTGGGAAATCTCATTTTAGGCAATGCAACTGTAAGCAATCAAAAGGCCAGCCTGACTTATGATTTAAATAAGAATTTAAATGTTGGAAAATATAATGTTACGGCGGTTTTAACAAAATCCGGATTTAAATCCGGCGAGATTACTTCTGTTTTAGAAATTACTAAAGCTAACATAACTGTAACTGTTGATGATGTATCCGCTAAACAGGGAGGCAGCGTTCCTATAGTTGCCCATGTTGTCGATTCAAATAAAAATCCTGTCTCAGGAATTGTAGTCAGATTCCAGAGAAATACTAATTATATCGGAACTGCAACTTCTGATGAAAACGGTGTTGCATCATTCAATACTAAAATACCCGCATTGTCTGACGGAACATATAATCTAATTGCAACAACAACAGAATCAGATAATTATGCACAAAGCATTGGGCAAGGCAAACTGACTGTAAGCGACACTTCAAAGACATATACAAAAATCACTGCAGGTAATGTAACGATGTATTGTAAAGACGGAACCAGGCTTGCTGCAACCATAACTGATTTGGATGGAAAAGCATTGTCAGGATTGAAGGTTAATGTAACTATTAACAATGTTCAATATACCAGAACAAGTAATGATAACGGCCAGTTCTCAATAGCTTTAGGATTGCCTTCAGGTGTGTATAACGCATCATTTGACTTCAAAGGAGATGCTAAATACAGGGCTTCAAGTGCAACTTCCACAGTCACAATCAATCCTACATTGTCAGGTACTGATGTCGTGATGATGTATAAGAATGGAACAAGGTATTATGTTTCCGTTAAAAAGGACAATAAGCCTGTAGCAGACGTTAAGATTAAGTTAAACATCAATGGTGTAATGTATTACCGTACAACCAGTGCTGTTGGAACTGCAAGCATTGCTATTAATCTTATTCCGAACACTTATATTGTAACTGCTGAAAGGGAAGACACTGGTGAAAAAGTAAGCAATACCCTTTTAATCAAGCCATTGCTTGTTGAAAATAAGGACTTGACTATATACTACAGAAACGGTACCGGATACACGGTTAAAGTAATAAAACAGGACGGCAGTGTTGCAGGTGCAGGTGAAGTTGTTAAATTCAACATCAACGGAGTATTTTATGAACGTAAAACAAATGATCAGGGAATCGCTAAGTTAAATCTTAATTTAGGTCCTAGTGATTACATCATTACTGCTGAATATAATGACTTCAAAGTTTCAAATAAAATTAAGATACTTCCTGTGCTTTCAGCATCTGATCTGACTAAAAAATATGGTACCAGCACTCCATTCACTGTAAAAATAGTGGATGGTCAAGGAAAACCTCTGGCTAATGCAACTATTGGATTTAACATTAATGGAGTATTCTATAATCGTATAAGTGATTCAACAGGTACTGCTAAGTTAAACATCAACCTGATTGCTGGAGAATATATAATCACATCATCTTATAATGGTGCAAACATAGCAAACAAAGTAACCATCACTGCATGA